The Gymnogyps californianus isolate 813 chromosome 6, ASM1813914v2, whole genome shotgun sequence genomic interval AGTCACACTGAGAGCCCTCAGAGAAAAGTGAATGAAAGGCTATGTGACTGCTAAGTAACATACTGGAAAAAAGCTCCTAAATCTCTTTTCAAAGAGAATGATCCTTAACACAAGAGCACGGAAAAGTATTAGACTGCTATTAACTGGAGGAACACTTCATCCACAGCTAACTCATACAGCTGCTTCCAGAGGAGAAGGAATGATACCCAACAATGGGAAAACACCTTTAGGACATCAACTCACCTCCAGTTCACAGGGCAATTAAATGTCATTATGATTGTTTTGTTGCTTAATGAAGCTCGTGAAAAGATGCTTTAATTGGTGAGGTGCCAAAATCCCCACTGACACAGCTGGTAAGCTAAGCTGGTAAGCAGGGCAGACTGGCAAGAAATGTCAGTGTGGGGGAGATTCACTCCAGAGCAGCTGTTAGGGGCAATATTAAGctgctctgagcaacctgtggGTGGACATGTGCATTCCAGGCACAAATCTCCAATTTCTTCTTTACTGCATAGGATCTGTCTCTTGCCCTTTCATCCCATGAGCTGGAGGCTATTCCAAACTACATTTTcaacatatatgtatatatacatgtgtgtatataatatatacagcCAttcacatacatatacatgcatacaaacacatatacatatatatatatagacagAGAGATGCGCTTGAATATTAGGGAGCTCTTGTAAGCCAGCCAGCAGCCCTCTTCATCTGAGCATCCCTTGTGAAGCTTTTCCAAGAACTCTCCCTTCATCTTTGCACAGTCTTATCACTTTAGGACCATTGCAAGACAGCGTTTCAACCCTGTCAGCAAGAGGGCAGGCAGGGTTCAGAGTCTGCAGGATTCACGTGCAGACTTCAAAAACAGCTGTTACCAAAAGTGGGTAGGAAAAGCACTTCTCAATAAACTGTGACACAGCAAGcaagtaaaagcattttatttctcccctccctcccccatctcTTAGCATTTCAGCTCCCTGCTATACAGACCAATTTAGCATTACTATTACAGTCTGATGTTGCAAGGGAGCAATCAAGTCTTTGGTGGAAATCATTTTGTTTAGCCTGTAAGATACTCCCCCCGCCTCGCTCCAGGGTATGAGACAGTCTAAAAGTGCCTCACTACTTACACAAATAGTTTCTTGTCTCTGATGAACAGCTCAATTGCAGAGACACTGGAAAAACACTGGTTTGTGGTGACAAAAAACAAGGATCCAACCCTAGAAGGCAAAACAGAACAGTCAAAAAGTGAGGAAACTGCCTAGATCAACACTGGCAGCCTCAGACATCATCATACCATCAAGTCAGTGCTTATCTGTCTCTGTCCACAGAATGGAGATATTTAATTGTGCTACTGTAGATCTTAGCTGTAAACCCATGTTTATTCCTTTATCTTTCCTTTCACATCTCCTTTGTACATACGTGCGAGCCCGACAGAACTGCGGTCCCTTTAGGACCTCTGGCAATACCATGCTGCAGTGCACTGAGGCTTGTGAGCCCAACCCTCCTTTGTGGTCCAAGTGGATCCCAAGGCCTTCCCTGTGGCTGAAACCTGTCTGctacaaatagaaaaatgagcAAAGCTGTGGCTTTCCAACTTACCGATTCTGAATGCCACTTCGATCCAATTTTACACCGAAAAAGATAGCACCCACAACCAAGGCTAGAATTACGGTCACTGCAATCTAGAagtagaaagaagaaaggaaaaagggagtCCTTCAGATAAGTAAATAGGGGTAAACTTATTATTAAGGTATATACAGGGTGTAAGATTCACACCTGCCTAAAACTTTGCTGTTGTGAGTCAATGTATACCTATGACACACACAATTAAAAGCCTTATGGCAAATTTTCTGAGTTTATCCTCTtcacttttctccttcctctgatCTTCTTTGGCTGGGAAAGGTTAGTAGAAGCACACTCAAAGAATAACACAGCTTAAGATTTCAAGTAAGGCACAAAATTAACATCACCCTAGAAGCTCCTCATGTGAACCGGAGAATGGAgcatttcccccccctccccaatcTTCAGTGCAGTAGTCCTTCTGCTAAACTAAAATggacatttttttcaaaggcaacAAAGGTAGCTGGGCTACCACAGCGGCAGCTGTGCCACTTAAGTGGCAGTGGCACAAGACTTTTCTGTTTCCGTAGCTGCCTTTGAAATCAAAAGTCTGTCCTACGAACTGCAGATTGCGGGACTGAGAGCAGAGGGAGTCTGAGACTTTTAGCAATTGTTACCTACTTGTGCAACAGAGGCCTGCGGGTTCCTGATGAGGTTTTTCAGGGAACGCTTGGACACCCAGTACAGCTGGGTGAGGAATCCATTTGCATAGGTAATCTCATGCCCCTGCTTGGATACTCTCTGCTTGCTTCCCCATCTAAGCTCCACTTTCCCCAGTGCTTCCTTTGTGCTCTGATACAGGCTGGAGTTGAGATATTTCTGATGCAGCACATCTACCACACTGCTGTCCACGTTATCTTCTGCCACTCCATTTTCACTGCTTACCTCTGAGTGAGAAAGACAAGATGTGGTTTGTGATTGCCCATGAACCCTACCTTCAGACATGGCCCATCAACGTGCTCAGCCACTTTGGCAGCTgaataaaaaaagcaggaatgcCCAGAGAATTTGAATTGTTCAAGCCTTAGCTCTGAGCTTAAGAAGCTAGCTTGAGTGAGAGGGTTTCCCTACAGTTTTAATCAAACCTAGCTAATCTGCCTGTTCTTTGTGGCACAAAAATGGCCATATTCTTAGAATGAGGCACCAGAAAACCtttgtttcactgaattttGGGGAAATCAATGTTTGCTCTAATCCATTTCCCCATCCCCAAAAAGCACCATTACAAAAACTGTTCCCTTATAATCCTTCAGTCATGGATATGCTACAGCATCCCCAAACAAATATTTCCCAACATTTCACTCACTATATTGTTAGAGAGTTTGTTCTCTAATCTAGTTCCCATCTTTCTCACTGCCCTGTAAATCCATTACTCCTTAGCCTATCTAGCctgtcttctctgcagcagcctctTCTGTGACTGAAAACTTCTGTCTTCTGTCAGCGGTCTCTTGAGACTAAGCAATTCtagtttttcagtctttcccaCACAGGTTTCGTAAATTACTGATATTTATCACTGCTCTCCTATAttactgaaggaagaaaaaaaatcccttttaaaagttttctgagCTCTTTAAAGAAGCCCAAAGCAAAGTACATCTATTCgtaggagaaataaaaagataatgaaGTGCCCTTAGACTGGAGGAAACCCAGAGAATAAAAGCTTGCCATCACCACATACAACTTTCCTTCTACACCAGCCAACAGTGGATTTCTCCTTCACAATTTACCTTTTCCTGTGTCCACAGGTCTGTGATCTTCCTTGCTTGCTGCCACAGCAGTTGAATCACCATTTACGATATCAAGGAAGAAGTCAGCTGGATTGTTGAAGGGTTCACATTCatatccttaaaaaaacccaaaaaaccacacatgcAACATGTTTGTATTGCACAGACCACAGCTTGGCATGTCAGGTCTGATACTATATCGCTCTTCCACAACCCTGTTACAAGAAAACTTCACTGCTTACCATGAGCATTAGTTTATAGCAGTAGAATGGACAGAATTTAGGAGATGGTGAATCTGAGGTATCTATACAGAGCTTCAAAGTTGCTTATTCTCCACTGATTTCAGGTGAGGAGAAATCTGTAACTTGCTTCTACACAGCTCAGCATGGACAACTCTTGCTTCCTTCCCAGTGCTGTTCAACCACATCCCACCCTGAAAGACACACAGTTCCTCAGTAGAGGTTGCTGGATGTCTGCTCTACAGCCTCAGATGCTTGCTTTAGAAGCTCAACTCTTGCTTGTGTTTCCTTGGTcacaaggaagaggaagggctGTCCAAGAGCAGCTTCTTATATTATGGTTCTAGCTATGGgacaaggaggaaagagaaggaaaaaaaaaagcaaggatgCTTATTCTATAGCATTCCTGTGAGAAAGGAAGTGAGGTGGGATACTAAGAGGAGGAGTAGAAGTAGTGAGATTGCTTAAAGCATCTCCCTTAAAGCCAGGGAAAGCTTAGAATCCAATGTGTCCATGGCTGCATCTAGACTAGATGATTGGAAATTCACTCCACATTCTGTGTCCATTATAGTCAGAAACCCTCACTCTGCTTACTTGGAGAGGGGGCAGCCACCCAACAGTGCAATTATTAACCCATCTTAAGACACACTATGATTTTGTCCTCTCGGTCACCCATCTGCATTCAGACTAGAGCAGATTCCTGGATCAGCCGCTACATATTGCTGCCAGTCTGCAGGCAGTGGTTCAAAACCCACAGAGTCTGACACCTAGGCCTGGTAGAACTACAAGCATCATCTTATCTGTTGTGCATCATGCTTCTAAATGTCCACACGATTCTGGGGTTTTGTCCTGATGCAAGGCAAaacaaaggcaggagagagccATGCTCCGCGTTGTCTGAAAAACTTCGTTTTtatcattttggttttttcctgttctaaCGTAATGCTGTTCAGACTGTATGTGTGCAGCCTCTAGTATCCTAGTGATAAAACAGCACAGGACTGTTATCCAGTGCTAGGGTAAGAACCTACCCACAGATCAAACTCATTAGCCAGTTGCCTTTGCTCTTGGCACAGACTTACCAATAGAACTAAAGTACTCCACAGCCTGCTTCGCAGGACCATGGTACAGCACCTTTCCCAAAGCTAGTAATGTCAGACTGTCAAACAGCTTGAATATGGAATAGCGGGGCTGATGGATTGAAAATATGATGGTTCGCCCTCTTCTTGAGAGcctgaaatagaaacaaaacatctCTCAAATACACCAcactttgcatttcagaaaggtCATGTTAACCTAAGCAAAAAATAAGTATCCAAATCCAAGACAAATACTTGTCAACTTCTCAGGGTCTCGCCCCAGAAAAGCTGTAGTTCCCCCTTCTCTGTCACTGTGTCAGATGCTGCCTGCAAGACCTTCAAGACACTACCCATCATTACAAGAGACCATCATTGCAGTCCGGGTAGACAAAGTATGATGTTGTCTGTAGCTAGCAAAGGTTGAGACCACAGCTGTGTATAAACCCTCCTTACAAGTTTTCTATACCAGGCTTCAACTTGACTAACTGGAACGGTCCTACTGCACTCAATGGCAGTACCAGGCTTTACATAGCAGGCTGTGGAAGTCTGGCGAGCTGAGATTTCTCTTAGCTCTTCTGCTGAAGATGTACTCTCTAGAAAAGTCAAAACTAGTTTTCCTTCAGGTTTGTCAGACACTCTTTCAGGTGCTTAGCACTGATGTCCAACACGTATCCTTGCCAATCAAAGGCCTCTATccacaaacagcaaagcaaaatgttcCCCCAAGCAAAACCAGACAACACGCTACAAACCCAGGAGGAGGGTTAGGAACTCATTCTCATTAAATAAGCCTTGTCTGGTCCTCTTTGTACCAGAAGACAGTTCATCTCCAAAACATAGGAGATGAAGGTGAACACCGAGGGTAAACACTGAGGGTAAATCTGTAGGTGAAGTCTGATCTGAGTTCAAGGCTATTGCCAGAGTGGAGGAAGAGACTTTGTAATAGACTCAGCTGGAAGGCCAAGAAATTATAATTACAAGGCCTGACCTCCCAGTCCACCCCTCTCTGTGGCAAAGGGAAGCTGTCCAAGCTACATCTGCTTTTTGGGCTCTAATCCAACGCTTGCTGTGGAAAGATTCCCATCAACTTCAAAAGGCTTTGGACAAGACccagagaaataatttactaCCGCTTCTGAGTCTATTTgcctagcttttttttttttttaaaaaagagcactgtagctactcagTCATAACAGCATTCCTTTTTTTACCAATGAGCTGACAACAAAATTGCAGCAGAGCCCTGAAGAACTGACTCTTACTTCTTCAAGAGGATGAGGACTGCATTGGCTGTGCTGGCATCAAGGCCAGTTGTTGGCTCATCCAGAAAAAGGACTGGTGGCTCTGTGATGAGCTCCATCCCAATGCTGGTTCTCTTCCGTTCCCCTCCAGACACTCCCCGGATCAATTCGGTTCCTACCTACAAGCAGAAGAAATCAGGTATTTGCAACAAGACCTAGTCAGTGCATGCTCTGCAGTTCAGGGCTCTCCACACCCAGCAgcccttttcattttcagagtccCATTAGTGAACTCTAGGGCCAGCAGCAGATGATGGGTCTGACTCAGTGTGAGGGGCTGTGTAGCAGCAAACagagcctgattttcagaggtaTCCGGCACCTCATGACTTCAGGAAACAAGGATGACACTGACAAGCAAGAGGCAGAATGAGGCCACAGCAGTCAGAGGTGGCATTAGTGTTCAGGGATGCCTTTTGTTGGTAGCTCGCCTGCTGCTCAAGTAAAAGTGGGGTAAGTAAAGTAAAAGTAAAGTAAGAGTAAAAGTGCTGCTGGGAGGAACAAGCTCTGCACAGAACCTCTCCATCACAGCCCAGCTTTCCATCCCTCACAGCTTTCAGCACTGTAAAAACAATTTCCCTGTCTTGTCCCTCAAAGCCAGGAAATGACTGAGCAGCTTTCCAAGGTGCAATGACTAGGCgactttttcccctctgaactTATACAACATGCTGGACATGGTCCAAAATCTTCCCCTTTTAGTAGCAAATACACATACCTCTTTCCAAGGTACCTCCTGAGCTGGACACTGATTTCTTGCGTGCAGTGCGGTTTAGTCAGGTTCCCGTTTAGCTTAGTGTAGCTGCACTACATACACCATACTGCCCAGAGTCAAGTACTTCAGTTTCCAGAGGTCGTATGATTTCTGAGAAAGGTATTCTCACTGCTCACCTTAGCATCAGCCACTTTGCTTAATCCCAGCTCACTGATTATCTGGGTGACTCgctcttccttctctttaaCACTGATGGAGCTGGGGAGTCTCAGGGCAGCAGAGAAGTGCAGGTTCTCCCTCACCGTCATTGTGCCCATGACAACATCATCCTGAAAGCAGTACAAATGGACAGTTGGAAAGCCTCCTTCTCAGCTACCTGACTGGGCACCAGAGTCCCTGTAGTGGCAGTTGCTGGATAAGCTGTTTGTGGACCACAGTAGAAACTGGACTGAGGGACAACCCCTGCTTCAAAACTTACATAACACAAAATTCAAGGTCACTCAGTTGCAGTCACAAGGAgaatgcagctctgcaggctccCAGCTTACACCAAGCAACACCTCAGCCTGCTTTCAGGCTTAGGAGTTCAAGTGCAGACAGTACCAGTTTGTACTGCACGTGCATTTTCCTTACCAGCCaaagggaggcagagcaggTAGCTGGTTTTGTAAAGAGTTAAACTTCTGCCAGTCCAGCTGAAGCCAACGGACATTGCCAGCGCTCAGTGTTCAAGGTAGAGACACTCAGGGAGTCACCCAAGTCAGCTCTGTTCCTGGATACAAGCCATATCTTGCTGTGGTCCAGAGCACCTGCCGAGTTCAGCTGCCAACAAGGAGCTCTCCCCAGCTCCTCACTGGCAGGAGCTCCTCAGACAAACAAGAGTATTGCACCAAGATGGTCCTGATTTTTTCCATGTCTCAACTATCTATAACTCTTGGGCGCAAGACCTTATTCTAAGGGCTACCCCTTTAGAAAAGCTTCAAGAGTCATGTGCATTTTGAGCAAGAATCAAATCTATCCAGTTGACAAACATCTCGGCAGCCTACCCCAACCTGTAACAACCACGAGCCAAACAGAGTTGACGTCAGGTCCATCCAGAGCTCCACGCCTCTCCATCACCCCGCTTTGACATTTGAGCCAATTCTGCATCCCACCATATGACGAGAGAAGGGCTGCAACACTGGGCAGCGGCTGAGAAATATGCCTGTTAATCAGGCACCTTGCAAATCTAGTGCCCTTTTGGAAGACACAGCCCCTaagctgcagggcagcagatTCTTGCCTGCTTTGGGACTCCTTCCACATCAGATGTAGttgatcagcagcacaaaggatGTGCCAGCTAACCATGTTTGGCACTGGAGTTAACAGAGGAAGACTGAACGTGCTGCTGTGCTAGAAGTATATGACAGATTACTCGGTGTAGTGTTATGATAAACTGGCTTTGCTGCCAAAGCTGGTTTAGGAATTTCCTACCATCACTTCCCTCCCCACACACCCTCAGTCTCTCACCCTAGcctcccattccccatcctcaGATCCACCAATACATCTGTTGGGTCACCACATTGGAAAGTAAACTGTGAATTTAAGCTGCCTTAATACCAAACGTAACAAACTGTGGCGTGACACCTTCACTTGAAGGCAAGAGTGGAGAGACCACCAGCAGTTTTATAGTGATAACACATGACTTAGCATGTCTATATGCTCATCTGCATAAAACTGACCCTATAactatgtatgtatttatgtatttaggCCTCAAGTGTTGTTTGTAGTCTTTGGGCCATCTTTATTGATCTAGGGAGTACTGCACAcgggtgggaggggagagagaccATTTAAAGTCTCACCTAGTTGCCTATCATTTTAAGGTTAAGTTTGGTTGCTTTGGACATTTGAGAGACAAATGTCTCAAACTGGGACCACTTGCAAGAAACTTCCTTGCCATTCATGAGACACTGGCGATTTTGGGATCTTTGACCTGCAGGATCAAGACTCAGCATCAGTCTCATCACATGCATCCTCCCAGAGCCCCCCAGCTGgcagctttcagaaaagctgcCTATTTCACATCTGCCTGCAGTCAGAAGCCTGGATGGTTTCCAGATTTGGCTGCTCATATGGCTGCCAAGAATCCCCTtctcctcagctccctcagggCTTTGAGGGTCTATTATTGGTCCAGGCCTCCACCCACTTCCACAGATTCAGCTGGCTTTTCCTGTCTCTGAGTGGAATGAagctctgtcccagccaggCAGAATCAGAGGAAGAACAGCACGGATCTATTTACTTCCTAGAATTATTGTCTGATAGCTTGAAGGTACTTCTGCCAGCTAGAACTGCTTCTGAGTTTTACAACAAAGTATTTtgggtgttgtgggttttttcctcacctttttattttttttaaacccttgCTAGTACTTCAGGGCAGAGCCCAAAGAACAAGCCACAGTAGCTCAGTGGTTTGGGCATCCATGTGGctttgggaagacaaacacctcCGTGCTTGACTTGGTTGGAGTAATGGTTTGATCCTCTTGTCTTCCATAGCccagaaaaatactaaatactgTAACATCTGAGTTATCAAATTAGACTCTGTAGGGATCATTGAAGATTACCTAACCTAGTAGTTCATGCTTTGCTCATCTTATGCGGTCTTCCCTCCCAAGGGCTCCCAGGCCTCCACTGAAGGCAGTTACTCACCTGCACAACATAGCCTGAGATGCACTTGAAATTTGGAGGTTGTGGGATGCCATCTATAAGCACTTCTCCAGACAGGCCTGCTGGGTCCTTTCTGGCAGCCAGCACATCTAGGAGACTTCAGACAAATACCGGGCATTAGGTTTTGCCATAACAGCTGCTTTTACCTTTGACTGGATAAGTACCACCAGTCAGGACTGCAGTTCCAGCCTGCTCACAGCATGCTGCAAACCAAAGGGCACAGACAGGGGCTTCCTCTACTCTGGGGGCCTTAGCTCTTTGTACAGAAAGCCTGGTGCAGACACAGGATTTTCCAGCACAAGGTGTGCCACAGCAGTGTGGTAGTACACAGACCCTCACAATTCACAGCAGTCAACCCTCTACAGACATAAACTCAGTCTCTGTATTAACAGCTAACCTCAAATGCACAGAGACAAAAGCACCCTGCCGAGGAGCTGCAGTCTGCTCTTCAGCCAGGGGACCACAGAATTAACTACTTTGATCTCAAGGAAATTAATCCAAATGGGTACAAACAAGACTAGAGCTAAGATTAATTCtataaagtaattttgttttaacataTCACTGGATTCTCCTTACTGCCAATGCAGAGGCCAGCCTGTCTGCTAGCTACGTAAACACTGCCCTGATGAAGTGTTGCTCTTGAAAACATCCTGATTAGCCAGCAGTCTCCTTAGAGAGGAAGATCAAGGGTCACCACAAAGACACACCTGTGTGAACCGTGGCCATATTTGCCACTCTGACATTCTCAAAGGCAGAGAGTGACAAAGAGCTCTCTTACCATGGTTATAtgggagagaaaacagcatCAGCACTGGCTGGAGATAGTCTGCATggcatttctctgtgctttcatcCAAAGAACCCAAGCACATGTGCACCCTCGCCACCAGGCCACAGCCAAGTTGGGGTGAGGATCCAAAGCATCCTACAGACTGACATTACACCATATTCCTGTCAGTTGTCAGAGAGGGGTTTGGCCTAGCATCTTCAAGAAAGTCTTGCTGCAGTGACTTCACAGGGGATGACATCTCTCCTGCCCCGAGGGAGCTTGCACCCCCTCCCCATTCCATTACAGGTCTAGGACAGAGCCTACACCTGAGCTCCAGTC includes:
- the LOC127017641 gene encoding broad substrate specificity ATP-binding cassette transporter ABCG2-like; amino-acid sequence: MGTAQNNSDLKKLHAVELDLCNKDMMADTFDHSIISVGEEEGAGNFQRSLPTRESLRCPRGSVVSFHNIQYSVKQSSGFLCKWKTVEKKILHNVYGIMKPGLNAILGPTGSGKSSLLDVLAARKDPAGLSGEVLIDGIPQPPNFKCISGYVVQDDVVMGTMTVRENLHFSAALRLPSSISVKEKEERVTQIISELGLSKVADAKVGTELIRGVSGGERKRTSIGMELITEPPVLFLDEPTTGLDASTANAVLILLKKLSRRGRTIIFSIHQPRYSIFKLFDSLTLLALGKVLYHGPAKQAVEYFSSIGYECEPFNNPADFFLDIVNGDSTAVAASKEDHRPVDTGKEVSSENGVAEDNVDSSVVDVLHQKYLNSSLYQSTKEALGKVELRWGSKQRVSKQGHEITYANGFLTQLYWVSKRSLKNLIRNPQASVAQIAVTVILALVVGAIFFGVKLDRSGIQNRVGSLFFVTTNQCFSSVSAIELFIRDKKLFVHQYTSGYYRVSAYFLALMIGDLLPMRTAPAIIFSCISYWMIGYQAVAGRFFFFMLTLILVSYTATAMSLAISAGMDVVAVANLLITICFVLMLIFSGLLVNLPSVMAWLNWLKYFSIPRYGLTALQVNEFRDLYFCGEKNPNVTASVGDTDSCPPDISGEMCSGEAYLCSQGIAPTNWAMWENIVALFCMTVIFLIIAYAKLRFLRKFT